CGGGAATGGTGCAGGCTGCCTACAGTTCTGGCACTCCAGCGTACGGAGTTGGTGTCGGCAACTCGGTTCATGTCGTCGATGAGACGGCTGACCTGGACGACGCCGCTGCGGCCATCGTCGCTGCCAAGACATTCGACTTCGCCACCAGTTGCCTGGCCGACAATGCCATCGTCGTCGAGGAGTCGGTCTACGAAGCCCTGATGTCGAAACTCGTGAAACGAGGCGGCTACATCTGCGACGCCGAAGAGAGTGTGTTGTTGCAAAGCCGTATGTGGCCGGACGGTGGACATGTCCCCACCCCCGATGTGATCGCGAAGTCAGCCCTCCATATCGCAGACATCTCAGGGTTCTCAATACCAGAGGATCGGACATTCCTCCTCGTTGAGGAAACGGGGACCGGACCAGACCACCCGTTCTCTGGCGAGAAGCTTTCGGTCGTACTGACTGCCTACAAATACAAGAAGTCGATCAGCGCAGCGATCGACTTGGTCAACGCAATCACCGAGTACCAAGGTCTCGGGCACACCTGCGGAATCCATTCGACGACCGAAGCACACATCGAGGAACTTGCGACCAGGACGAAGACAGCTCGAGTGATGGTCAACCAGAATTTAAATGAAGGTGCCGGAAGCCCTCGCAACGGACTGCCATTCACGCTCAGCCTCAGCTGCGGTACGTGGGGAGGCAATATCACCACCGAGAACGTCAACGCCCGACACTTCGTCAACCTGACGTGGGTTTCCCGGCCGATTCAGCGCCCGCAGGCGACCGAAGAGGAACTGTTCGCCGACTTCTGGGCAAAGTACGGCCGCTAAATCAGGCTGCATAGCGATCGTTGCGGTCCCAGCTCTGACGTCCACCGATCGACGTGGACGGAAGAACGAGCCAGCACTCACCAGACTTCTAACCCCCGATGTAATAGGAACATTCATGAGCAAAGTTGCCGTTGATCCCCTCAGTCGCAAATCAAATGCCAAGGCACCGCGACCCGGAATCAAAGTCGTTGTCCAGTGCATCGGTCGGTGTCTGATTGGAATGTTGGTCGGAGTATTGGCTATCTCCGCGTCTATGCCAACGACCAACGGCATAGCGACGGCGCGCGCGGACGACACCAAGTACTTGGAGTTTTACACTCCGCCAAGTCCACTGCCCGCCGGCCGGCCGGGTGACCTCATTCGATCAGAGCCGATGAGGTTGGTGTATGAACCGTCTGGGCAACTCGGAAGCTGGGTGGCGTCAGGCACGCGGATCATGTACCAGACCACCGACGCTAAGGGAAACCCAGTCGCGGCGACCGGAGTCTATCTAGAACCCAGCAACCCCTGGACAGGGAATGGACCACGACCGCTAATCGCATACGCACCAGGTCCATACGGGATAGGTGAGCAGTGCGCACCATCGCGGCTCATGGATCAGGGCATCCACTTCTCTCAGGGCTTCGACCTAACGTTCAACTACGAAGAGACGTTCCTAGCGACGATGGTCGCGCGCGGGTTCGCCGTCGTCGTCGCGGATGGAGTCGGTATGGGTACGCACATACCGGGCGGTCCGGAGTTCGCTAACCGTCTATCGGCTGGCACAGGGCTCTTAGACGCCGCGCGTGCGGCCCAAAAGCTGCCGGGAACATCCTTGACTCCCCATGCGCCCGTGGCATTCTGGGGCTGGCTGAGCGGAGGCCAGGCTGCGGGGTCTGCGGCCGAACAAGCGGGCACATACGCTCCCGATCTAAATGTCGTCGGCGCAGCCTTGAACACACCGATGGCAGATCTGACGCTAATGCCGCCGTTTCTCGACGGCAATCTACTAGTCGGCGCACTAGGTTACGTGCTCAACGGCATCGTCAACGCCTATCCCGAAACCAAAGATCTCCTGATGAGCACGCTCACACCTCGAGGTCAGCACTTCGTTCAATGGTCCTCATACATCTGCCTAGTCCAATCCGTGGCAGACTTCGGGTTCCGCCATCTCTACTTCCCCGACAACACCGGCTACTTCAACGTGGATCCCGCCACACTGTTCGGTAGCGATCCGGTAAGGAGCCTTCTATTGGCACAAAAACTCGGCTCACTTAAACCCAATGCACCGGTGTACATTTCGGCAAACCGCTTTGATTCGTTCAATCCATATCAAGCATCGTCCGACCTCGCAGCCGACTGGTGCGCGAAAGGGGCCGACACGGAACTGTGGACCAACGAGCAGCCTCCCTTCCTCAATAAGGCAGCCATGAACACCCTGCTCCCATACTTCGTTGACGGGGAACGCTCCATGCAGTGGCTCACCGATCGGTTCAATGGAGCCCCAACTACACCGAACTGCGGTTGATCGGTCGGCATCTTCCGACTCTCCTCAGTCCGACATGAGCGCGTGTACCCCGACGTACCCCGACGAAACGTCGGGGTACACGCCCTCCTTACCGTTGGGCTTGTCCACAAAGTACCAACAATCGATCCGCGCTGAGCTTGGCGAGACATGGTCTACCTACACGTTGGCACTTAGAGTTTCTCACATCAACGACGACAAATGACATCCGGCGTAGCGACCTACCAGTGACAAACACCTTCTCACGATCATCTACCCGACAGAGCGGAAAGTGGAGCACCTCAAACCGGGTTGGTGACCATCGAGAGGGCGAGCCGAATCGCCATAACCGAGAGGCACAAGCCGACTCGTCGCGGCATCTGATCGCGCCTTCATCAAACGGTGACGCTGTCGAAGACTGTGGCAAAACGGCGTTGTCGACAGGACTGACGTGACAGTTTCTATGGGAGGAAACGTGATCAACCGATCGTCGGCAACCGTCTCAGCGAGGGACCGGACGATTAGGGTGCGACGAAGCTCTGGACTGCTACGCGCACTGGCACCCCTCGTCTTACTTACCGCTTGGCTGATCACGAGTTTCAGCGGACTTCTGCCCGAGCGAGTGTTGCCATCGCCCTTGACGATAACTCGCGCAGGTATAGAAGAGTACCGACACGGCGACCTCATCGATGCATTGTTGGTTTCTGGTCAACGGGTCTTTGTCGGATTTTCCCTCGGTGCAGCAATTGCCGTCATTCTCGGCATCGTTGCCGCCACCAGTACGTTCTGCGAGTACGCCATTGACCCGCCGATGCAGATGTTGCGCACCTTGCCACTGTTCGGTTTGATCCCTCTATTTATCGTCTGGTTTGGAGTCGACGAGCAGCCAAAAATATTCCTCATCGCGCTGGGCGCCGCATTCCCGCTCTACCTGAACATCTACGCCGGCATCAAGCAGATTGACAGCAAGTTGCTTGAGGTGGCGGATGCTCTAAACCTCACGCGTTGGGAGCGGCTGCGCCACATCGTGTTCCCGGGTGCTCTGCCCCAGGCTTTGGTTGGTATGCGGCAGGCACTCGGTTTCGCGTGGTTGTCGCTCATCGTGGCTGAGCAGGTCAACGCCTCCGCCGGGCTCGGATTCATCGTGAACAACGCGCGCGAGTTTCTGCGCACCGATATCGTGATATTCGGCTTGCTGGTGTACGGCATATTCGGCCTGCTCACCGATTCGATCGTGCGTGCACTCGAACGGCACACCCTGCGATGGTCCCGCCCATGACCGTGGCGTCAGTCCGCGCAGTGGCGCGGACCGGTGGGCTTAGAAAGCAGTTCGGCGATCGAATCGTCCTCGACGGTGTAGATCTCGACATCCGATTAGGTGAGATCGTGGCGTTGGTCGGGCGCAGCGGCTCGGGAAAATCGACTCTCCTGCGGGTGCTGGCCGGTCTATCCGATACACACGGCGGGACCGTGGCCGTCAACGGAGCGGTGGCCACCGCGTTTCAAGATTCCCGGCTCGTGCCCTGGCTTTCAGTCGCACGCAACGTGACCCTCGGTCTGTCCACACCACGACAGCGTCGGAATGGGATCCAAACGGCGCGTGCGGTTCTCAATGAAGTGGGCCTGGCTGATCATCTAGCCGACGCCTGGCCACGTTCTCTGTCTGGGGGCGAGGCGCAGCGCGCAGCACTCGCCCGTGCTGTCATCGCATCGCCGGATTTGTTACTACTCGACGAACCCTTTGGCGCACTCGATGCACTGACTCGGATCGCCATGCAGAACTTGCTACTTCGGCTCTTCGAAGAACGTGGTCTCGCGGTACTACTCGTTACACACGACGTCACAGAAGCGGTCATGCTTGCTGACCGCATTCTTGTGCTCGACAAAGGTGTGGTCGCGCACGAGGTCACGGTGGCACTCGAGCGGCCACGACGGCAGGCGACACTGGAAAGCGCCAGGTACGTCGAGCACCTGCTCGAACTGCTAGGCGTCAAGCAATAACACCAAGGTAGGAGCAGCGTTGAAACGGACCCGCTATGCGCTAATCGCCCTCGCCGCCTGTGCCTCGCTCGCGTTGAGCGGATGCTTTAGCGGTTCACACGAGGGAAGCGCGCCGACCAGTCTCGGGTCGCTCACGTTGAAGGTTGGCGACCAGAAAGGGGTTGCCGTACAGCAGCTGATGCAAGCCGCCGGTCAGCTCGACAACACCCCTTACAGAATCGAATTCGCCAATTTCACCTCCGGCCCATCGCTCATCGAAGCCGTTAGTGCCGGCGGGATCGACATCGGTCAGGTCGGCAACACGCCACCCATTTTCGGCCTGGCCGCCAACGCAAACTTCAAAATCGTAGGGGCATTGTCAGCGACCGCCATCGGCGACGCGATCCTTGTGACGAAAGATTCCCCTGTTGCGTCCGTCGCCGACCTAAAGGGCAAGCGAGTGGCTGTCGCAAAAGGTACCTCAGCCCACGCGAACCTCCTGCTGAACCTGAGGCGAACGGGGCTCACGATTAACGACATCACTCCCATATATCTGCAACCCGGCGACGGCTACGCCGCACTTACACGCGACGATGTGCAGGCGTGGGTGACATGGGACCCCTACACGGCGATCGCCGAACAGAACGTGGGCGCCAAGGCGATAGCCACCGCAGAGGACGCGTCGAATGCGTTCAACTTTTGGGTAGCGTCGACCGAATCAGTCAGCGACAGCCGGAAGGTCCTCGCCATCAAAGACTTCCTGCGTCGCTTTGCCGTGTCGACGGATTGGGCGCAGAAGAACATCGACCAATGGTCAACAACCTACGCTAAACTCGCACAGATCAGTCCGCAGGCGGCGCGGGTGACAATGAGCCGATCGCTCAGAAGACCGATCGCGATCACCGACGAGGTGATCAAATCAGAGCAACAGATAGCGGAGGTGTTCGCTAGCGTCGGAGCAATCCCGGATAAGGTCTCCTTCGCCGACGGCGTCGACCAAGACTTTCTCCAATGACCCGACCTGACGCGAGAATGTCGCACATCCATTCGGCAGCTAGTGCTCAACAGCGCTTGCATGCAATGGAATTCGATAACCGCACATTCGTGGCGACGGAACTTCAGGCCCATGCGCAGCAGGTCGGGCGGTCCTAGTGGCAGCCGAGAGTACCCACACCACTACAGTTACGCACTGGGGCAGTTACTCCGTACTCAGCGAGAGCGGAAGGGTGATCTCGCTCGAGCCGAGCCCAGGGGACCGCGCTCCTTCCTCGATTGGTTCAGGAATGGCCTCCGCGCACCGCGATCAGGCTCGCATCACCCAGCCTATGATCCGCGAAGGTTGGCTAATCGACGGGCCATGCCCGGCGGGTGGGCGGCGCGGCCGCGATCGATTTGTGCCCGTCCCGCATGATATGGCGATTGCCCTCGTAGCGGCCGAGATCGACCGTGTACGACACGAGTTCGGGAATTCCGCGATATATGCGGGATCCTACGGATGGGCAAGCGCCGGGCGTTTTCATCACGCGAAGAGTCAGATCCGCCGATTCATGGGCATGGCCGGTGGCTACGTAGATTCAGTCAACACCTACAGCGCCGGAGCTCTTGAGGTGATCATGCCCCACATCATCGGTGGATCACCGTTGAGCATGTCGACTCGGTGCCCGACCTATGACGAGATCGCCGATGGCGGTGAACTCGTGGTGTCCTTCGGCGGTATGGCTCGCAAAAACGCCCAAATCTGCCAGGGCGGAATCGCCGACCACACCGTTCCAGAACTCCAAGACCGTTGCCGTCGCGCCGGTGTCCGATTCGTCAATGTCTCACCCGTCCGCTCGGATACTGATGATTCGCTGCACGCTGAGTGGCTGCCCATCCGCCCAGGCTCCGATGTTGCATTAATGCTCGCTCTAGCTCACGAAATTGTGGTAGCCGGACGCCACGACACAGACTTCCTTGCGCGCTGTTGTGTTGGCTTTGATACCTTCGCCGACTACCTCCTTGGCCACAGCGACGGTGTACCCAAGGATTCCCAGTGGGCTTCGAAGCTAACTGAAATTGACGCCGCCACCATCAGAACTTTAGCTACAGCGATCGCTACGGCGCGTACCGTCATTAACGTTAGTTGGTCGCTCCAGCGAATGCACCACGGCGAACAGGCGCACTGGATGGGACTTGTGCTTTCCGCCATCTCCGGATCGCTTGGCCGTCGAGGGGGAGGATTCGCTGCAGGCCTGGGCACTTTGCAGATCGGAGTTCGCCGCGGTAGTCACCCTAAAGCCGCTCTGCCCCACGGCACCAACTCCGTCCTGCGATTCATCCCGGTAGCGCGAATCGCCGACATGCTGCTCCACCCGGGAACTTCGTTTGAGTA
This is a stretch of genomic DNA from Mycolicibacterium chubuense NBB4. It encodes these proteins:
- a CDS encoding ABC transporter ATP-binding protein, which encodes MTVASVRAVARTGGLRKQFGDRIVLDGVDLDIRLGEIVALVGRSGSGKSTLLRVLAGLSDTHGGTVAVNGAVATAFQDSRLVPWLSVARNVTLGLSTPRQRRNGIQTARAVLNEVGLADHLADAWPRSLSGGEAQRAALARAVIASPDLLLLDEPFGALDALTRIAMQNLLLRLFEERGLAVLLVTHDVTEAVMLADRILVLDKGVVAHEVTVALERPRRQATLESARYVEHLLELLGVKQ
- a CDS encoding lipase family protein, producing MLVGVLAISASMPTTNGIATARADDTKYLEFYTPPSPLPAGRPGDLIRSEPMRLVYEPSGQLGSWVASGTRIMYQTTDAKGNPVAATGVYLEPSNPWTGNGPRPLIAYAPGPYGIGEQCAPSRLMDQGIHFSQGFDLTFNYEETFLATMVARGFAVVVADGVGMGTHIPGGPEFANRLSAGTGLLDAARAAQKLPGTSLTPHAPVAFWGWLSGGQAAGSAAEQAGTYAPDLNVVGAALNTPMADLTLMPPFLDGNLLVGALGYVLNGIVNAYPETKDLLMSTLTPRGQHFVQWSSYICLVQSVADFGFRHLYFPDNTGYFNVDPATLFGSDPVRSLLLAQKLGSLKPNAPVYISANRFDSFNPYQASSDLAADWCAKGADTELWTNEQPPFLNKAAMNTLLPYFVDGERSMQWLTDRFNGAPTTPNCG
- a CDS encoding molybdopterin-dependent oxidoreductase, which codes for MAAESTHTTTVTHWGSYSVLSESGRVISLEPSPGDRAPSSIGSGMASAHRDQARITQPMIREGWLIDGPCPAGGRRGRDRFVPVPHDMAIALVAAEIDRVRHEFGNSAIYAGSYGWASAGRFHHAKSQIRRFMGMAGGYVDSVNTYSAGALEVIMPHIIGGSPLSMSTRCPTYDEIADGGELVVSFGGMARKNAQICQGGIADHTVPELQDRCRRAGVRFVNVSPVRSDTDDSLHAEWLPIRPGSDVALMLALAHEIVVAGRHDTDFLARCCVGFDTFADYLLGHSDGVPKDSQWASKLTEIDAATIRTLATAIATARTVINVSWSLQRMHHGEQAHWMGLVLSAISGSLGRRGGGFAAGLGTLQIGVRRGSHPKAALPHGTNSVLRFIPVARIADMLLHPGTSFEYNGQSLQYPDIRMIYWAGGNPFHHHQDLHRLVRAWQRPDTIVVHEPWWNANAKFADIVFPVATSLERQDFASGTSDTTLSAMYPAVDPPLGVLTDYEIFTDLAQLLGFGDQFTESRTAGAWVRELYERTSAGLAPIVTLPSFEEFWRQGQVTLPEPPEPPDGSFTLLREDPEANPLQTPSGKIEITSGTLASFGYDDCPAHPTWMEPCEWLGDSSDERQLFHLISNQPSRRLHSQYDNGSYSRAGKVAGREPVQINPIDAEQRGIYSGATVRLWNARGSCLAGAMITDDVRPGVVVLATGAWFDPETPGIAGSLDRHGNPNVLTADFGTSLLAQASASGTTLVDIELADGFSAPTHAFEPPAVVSDREAIQLRQTPLVASAIGRASEMTGET
- a CDS encoding aldehyde dehydrogenase family protein, whose translation is MTDTLTVDPAVEAVSAIVARAREAQRAIEHYTQQQADELCTAVAWAVARPDRASVLAKLAVDEGGFGNYGDKVTKINKRVLGVLADMRTVKTVGVVEDDPTRGLIKIAKPVGVIAALIPTTGPDATPPLKTLMALKGRNAIVVAPHPRTVATTMDVVETMRKACEQVGAPADLIQVIDKPSISKTQELMRQADLIVATGGAGMVQAAYSSGTPAYGVGVGNSVHVVDETADLDDAAAAIVAAKTFDFATSCLADNAIVVEESVYEALMSKLVKRGGYICDAEESVLLQSRMWPDGGHVPTPDVIAKSALHIADISGFSIPEDRTFLLVEETGTGPDHPFSGEKLSVVLTAYKYKKSISAAIDLVNAITEYQGLGHTCGIHSTTEAHIEELATRTKTARVMVNQNLNEGAGSPRNGLPFTLSLSCGTWGGNITTENVNARHFVNLTWVSRPIQRPQATEEELFADFWAKYGR
- a CDS encoding ABC transporter substrate-binding protein — its product is MKRTRYALIALAACASLALSGCFSGSHEGSAPTSLGSLTLKVGDQKGVAVQQLMQAAGQLDNTPYRIEFANFTSGPSLIEAVSAGGIDIGQVGNTPPIFGLAANANFKIVGALSATAIGDAILVTKDSPVASVADLKGKRVAVAKGTSAHANLLLNLRRTGLTINDITPIYLQPGDGYAALTRDDVQAWVTWDPYTAIAEQNVGAKAIATAEDASNAFNFWVASTESVSDSRKVLAIKDFLRRFAVSTDWAQKNIDQWSTTYAKLAQISPQAARVTMSRSLRRPIAITDEVIKSEQQIAEVFASVGAIPDKVSFADGVDQDFLQ
- a CDS encoding ABC transporter permease — protein: MGGNVINRSSATVSARDRTIRVRRSSGLLRALAPLVLLTAWLITSFSGLLPERVLPSPLTITRAGIEEYRHGDLIDALLVSGQRVFVGFSLGAAIAVILGIVAATSTFCEYAIDPPMQMLRTLPLFGLIPLFIVWFGVDEQPKIFLIALGAAFPLYLNIYAGIKQIDSKLLEVADALNLTRWERLRHIVFPGALPQALVGMRQALGFAWLSLIVAEQVNASAGLGFIVNNAREFLRTDIVIFGLLVYGIFGLLTDSIVRALERHTLRWSRP